A single region of the Thermodesulfatator indicus DSM 15286 genome encodes:
- the ybgF gene encoding tol-pal system protein YbgF, translated as MPIRKLLPLFFIGFLLTSCATNQQDIQVLNSQLYNLSSRLDSLESRLSAVEKEVARLSQNQAKWQKKIENLALDRQEKLAERQAELSSEIDKLQAEQLRLNGQIEQLLYLQQQDRENLQDFQNKILARLQKLEEKLSSSTVTTNKKEKEEKVVSQEDLYQKGLDLFKKRLYEDAQAAFEEYLKKYPKGKRAPNALFWIGECLYKRKLYEEAILQYQKVIDQFPKSPKVPAALLKQGLAFLRLGDTEAAAIVFKKLVRQYPRTEQARIARKYLAKLGKN; from the coding sequence ATGCCAATAAGAAAACTTCTTCCGCTTTTTTTTATAGGGTTTCTTTTAACAAGTTGTGCCACTAATCAACAGGATATTCAGGTCTTAAATAGCCAGCTTTATAATCTCAGTTCTCGATTGGATTCTTTAGAATCCCGTTTGAGTGCTGTTGAAAAAGAAGTAGCTCGCCTTAGCCAAAATCAGGCCAAGTGGCAAAAGAAAATAGAAAATCTTGCCCTTGACAGGCAAGAAAAGCTTGCTGAACGTCAGGCAGAGCTTAGTTCAGAGATAGACAAACTCCAAGCAGAACAACTCCGCTTAAACGGCCAGATAGAACAGCTACTTTATCTCCAACAGCAAGACCGTGAAAATTTACAAGATTTTCAAAATAAAATATTAGCCAGGCTACAAAAACTTGAGGAAAAACTTTCTTCTTCAACCGTAACAACCAATAAAAAAGAAAAAGAAGAAAAAGTAGTTTCTCAAGAGGATCTTTATCAAAAAGGCCTAGATCTTTTCAAGAAACGTCTTTATGAAGATGCCCAGGCAGCTTTTGAAGAGTACTTAAAAAAATATCCCAAGGGGAAACGGGCTCCTAATGCTTTGTTCTGGATCGGAGAATGTCTTTATAAACGAAAGCTCTATGAAGAAGCTATTTTACAGTACCAGAAGGTTATAGACCAGTTTCCTAAAAGCCCTAAAGTGCCAGCTGCTCTTTTAAAGCAGGGGCTCGCCTTTTTGCGTTTAGGTGATACCGAAGCCGCAGCTATTGTTTTCAAAAAACTTGTAAGACAATATCCACGTACTGAACAAGCCCGCATAGCTAGGAAGTATCTTGCAAAGCTTGGTAAAAATTAA
- a CDS encoding AtpZ/AtpI family protein, protein MKEGMRYFLSLLGDFLTVGLAVGGSVAAGVITGWFIDEKIFDGRTSPWFTMIFAAFGIAGGIKNIFVMTKRRFKNERNDKA, encoded by the coding sequence TTTTTTGAGCCTGCTTGGCGACTTTTTAACGGTAGGCCTGGCCGTAGGCGGGTCTGTAGCCGCAGGCGTGATTACCGGTTGGTTTATCGACGAAAAAATTTTTGATGGCCGAACTTCTCCCTGGTTTACTATGATTTTTGCAGCCTTTGGTATAGCAGGGGGAATAAAAAATATTTTTGTTATGACCAAAAGAAGATTCAAGAACGAGAGAAATGATAAGGCTTGA
- the atpB gene encoding F0F1 ATP synthase subunit A produces MEHPLLFLCFLLELLGIPSGWHYYEHADQYGILAQIFAPHMVHSYFVCILIIVLIITGLKKREFIPKGAQNFWEFVLESLYEYTKSNVPSSGKLNLVPYVFPLIVCFAVYILFCNYIGIIPGFMAPTANINVTLGLTLITIVYYHFLGLRFQGLKYFKQFLGPIPYLIPLIAPAEIFGHIGRIISLSVRLFANMMAKELLIGILLFLAGPFFAPLPILLLGVLVAFIQMLIFITLSLAYFAGAVEEHH; encoded by the coding sequence ATGGAACATCCGTTACTGTTCCTGTGCTTTTTGTTGGAACTTTTAGGAATTCCTTCAGGCTGGCATTATTACGAGCATGCCGATCAATACGGTATTCTTGCCCAAATTTTCGCTCCTCATATGGTTCACAGCTATTTCGTCTGTATTTTGATCATAGTTCTTATTATTACGGGGCTTAAAAAGCGAGAATTTATTCCTAAAGGCGCTCAGAACTTTTGGGAATTTGTGCTTGAATCTCTTTATGAGTATACCAAGAGTAATGTTCCTTCTTCTGGCAAGCTCAATTTAGTACCTTATGTGTTCCCGTTGATTGTTTGCTTTGCCGTTTATATCCTTTTTTGTAACTACATTGGTATAATCCCTGGTTTTATGGCTCCTACGGCCAATATTAACGTTACTTTAGGTTTAACTTTGATAACCATTGTTTACTATCACTTTTTGGGTCTTCGTTTCCAAGGGCTTAAATATTTCAAACAATTTTTGGGGCCCATTCCCTATTTGATCCCGCTAATCGCTCCAGCCGAAATTTTTGGACATATTGGTCGTATTATTTCTCTTTCCGTACGACTTTTCGCCAACATGATGGCTAAAGAACTTTTGATCGGAATATTGCTCTTTTTGGCTGGGCCGTTTTTTGCGCCCCTGCCTATTCTTTTACTAGGTGTGCTGGTTGCTTTTATCCAGATGCTCATTTTTATCACTCTTTCTTTAGCTTACTTTGCTGGAGCTGTTGAAGAGCATCATTAA
- the waaF gene encoding lipopolysaccharide heptosyltransferase II has protein sequence MPKPFPKEGRLLVRLPNWIGDAVMASPVLVNLATYFEEISLIARPHILELFKGFPKLGNLYEIRSSQKDIWLLAKKIKNKYKVGILLPNSFSSALNFYLAGVKARAGYRTDGRGFLLTHGIAKPKGTMHQRDYYLNLLAQLGFEVKFRELKLFLKEDAYEKALRFLTNLPKPWAGLAPGAAFGPAKQWPQARYRALAYHLRRLGYSILVLGGEKEKSVGDEIVKDLPRARNLCGLLDLATSAGIIARLNLFVSNDSGLMHVAAALGVPQVAIFGSTSPLVSGPINPRAKVVYKEVPCSPCFSRSCDKGYICFEKISVTQVLEACQEVTQT, from the coding sequence ATGCCTAAACCATTTCCTAAAGAAGGCCGGTTATTAGTTCGCTTGCCAAACTGGATTGGCGATGCTGTTATGGCCTCGCCGGTTTTAGTGAATCTGGCCACTTATTTTGAAGAAATCTCCCTTATAGCCCGGCCCCACATACTAGAACTGTTTAAAGGTTTTCCTAAGCTAGGTAATCTTTATGAAATAAGGTCTTCTCAAAAAGACATATGGCTGCTGGCCAAGAAAATAAAAAACAAATATAAAGTCGGTATCTTACTTCCAAATTCTTTTTCTTCCGCCCTAAATTTTTATCTGGCAGGAGTTAAGGCACGGGCCGGTTACCGTACCGATGGAAGAGGCTTTTTGCTAACCCATGGAATAGCCAAACCTAAAGGAACAATGCATCAGCGAGATTACTACTTGAATCTTTTAGCCCAACTTGGTTTTGAAGTTAAATTTCGCGAACTAAAACTCTTTTTGAAAGAAGATGCCTACGAAAAGGCACTGCGTTTTTTGACCAATTTACCCAAGCCCTGGGCGGGGCTTGCCCCTGGAGCCGCTTTTGGCCCGGCTAAACAGTGGCCTCAAGCCCGTTATCGAGCTCTGGCTTATCACCTAAGGCGTTTGGGTTATTCGATACTGGTTTTAGGTGGTGAAAAAGAAAAGTCTGTAGGGGACGAAATCGTAAAAGACCTTCCCAGAGCAAGAAACCTCTGCGGACTTCTAGACCTGGCTACTTCGGCAGGCATAATTGCCCGTCTTAATCTTTTTGTTAGCAATGATTCAGGACTTATGCATGTAGCTGCAGCTTTAGGGGTACCCCAGGTGGCCATTTTCGGTTCTACTAGTCCGCTAGTAAGTGGCCCTATTAACCCCCGTGCTAAAGTGGTTTATAAAGAAGTGCCCTGTAGCCCCTGTTTTTCCCGCTCCTGTGATAAAGGATATATTTGTTTTGAAAAGATTTCTGTAACCCAGGTTCTTGAAGCCTGCCAAGAGGTAACCCAAACATGA
- a CDS encoding GGDEF domain-containing response regulator: MEKANFCLERPAKKRFLVVDDDPLAREQIASFLSLHDCPCDTASNGEEALKLVKEKGSYTVIITDIFMPRIDGLTLIKKVKEINPNIDIIVITAYGQKIKYKDVIEAGASDFIRKPFELDELEAKIKRILRERELRARLELLTKQDPLTGIFNRRYFEEKLEKECHKAWRQKYPLHLTLFDMDMFKQYNDSFGHQAGDKLLRLLAHIMVSSTRRYVDLPFRYGGDEFALILPQCDTKVASKITHRIIERFNQKDTVPASLSAGIARFIHYEDRPFSESIDDLILRADEALYEAKKKGGNTLIVDPLTLQLSSQNSVNSV; this comes from the coding sequence ATGGAAAAAGCGAATTTTTGCCTGGAAAGGCCTGCAAAAAAAAGATTCCTCGTTGTTGACGATGATCCTCTGGCCAGAGAGCAGATTGCCTCCTTTTTATCTCTACACGATTGCCCCTGTGATACGGCTTCGAATGGAGAGGAAGCCCTTAAATTAGTTAAGGAAAAAGGTAGTTATACCGTAATCATCACCGATATCTTCATGCCCAGGATAGACGGTTTAACCTTGATAAAGAAAGTCAAAGAAATAAACCCAAATATAGACATTATTGTCATTACGGCTTATGGCCAAAAAATCAAATACAAAGATGTAATAGAGGCCGGAGCCAGTGACTTTATTCGCAAGCCTTTTGAGCTAGACGAACTCGAGGCCAAAATTAAACGCATCCTGCGCGAAAGGGAGTTAAGGGCCAGGCTAGAACTTTTGACCAAACAGGACCCCCTTACCGGCATATTTAACCGCCGTTATTTTGAAGAAAAACTTGAAAAAGAGTGCCATAAAGCCTGGCGCCAAAAATACCCCTTGCATCTTACCTTGTTTGATATGGATATGTTCAAACAATACAATGATTCGTTTGGTCACCAGGCCGGAGATAAACTTTTAAGACTTTTGGCCCATATAATGGTTTCTTCCACCAGGCGTTATGTGGACCTTCCTTTCCGTTACGGAGGGGATGAATTTGCTTTAATTTTGCCTCAGTGTGACACCAAAGTGGCCAGTAAAATAACCCATCGCATTATCGAACGTTTCAATCAAAAAGATACTGTTCCAGCTAGCCTTTCTGCAGGAATAGCTCGATTCATACACTATGAAGACCGTCCTTTTTCCGAAAGTATAGATGACTTAATCCTTCGAGCTGACGAAGCTTTATATGAGGCCAAAAAAAAGGGAGGTAACACTCTAATCGTTGATCCGCTAACCCTTCAATTATCTTCTCAAAATTCTGTAAATTCTGTCTGA
- a CDS encoding ATP synthase subunit I — MIRLETNEEFLKRFKIWTGILLLGIAVLFYLVTASWAQGLSVLVGGAIALLNFQSLHKDVKAIAQSVALGHQTASRATRVYLFKYYLRLIATAIVLFFVIKVQIIKPLPFIVGISVIIMNILLCFFREIGRNFWLKFKEG, encoded by the coding sequence ATGATAAGGCTTGAAACTAACGAAGAATTTTTAAAACGTTTTAAAATTTGGACAGGTATCTTACTGCTGGGTATAGCTGTTTTGTTTTACTTAGTCACTGCTTCCTGGGCGCAAGGGCTAAGTGTTTTAGTAGGGGGAGCTATAGCTCTCTTGAATTTTCAATCTCTTCATAAAGATGTTAAGGCTATCGCTCAAAGTGTGGCCTTAGGGCACCAGACAGCCTCGCGAGCTACTAGGGTCTATCTTTTCAAATATTATCTCAGGCTGATAGCTACCGCGATTGTGCTATTTTTTGTGATAAAAGTTCAAATCATTAAACCTTTGCCGTTTATAGTGGGTATTTCGGTTATTATCATGAATATTTTACTTTGCTTTTTTAGGGAAATAGGGCGTAATTTCTGGCTAAAATTTAAGGAGGGCTAG
- a CDS encoding ribonuclease catalytic domain-containing protein yields MKEKDYSGHLIEFAEQGRTQTAYCLGQKDRRLRVLLPTGREELLPRTRVLHISKRAYRAPHRQEQLEIIKEADNRREALKQEIDLETLWELVVDDTEEMSPEELAEIYFGEGADDDHAAAIIRAVLEDRLYFRFKEGNIYIPSREEVSRLKEAKRKEAERLARREQGAAWLKSLLTKETYDVEDNIKNYWLKALKEYLLFGDEAQNAKETKELLKRVGADRPGKVFEILVSTGIFTEDENLELLRFDVKEAFPEEVEKAAQEIVAQGFSREDREDLTELLPVTIDGPETRDFDDAIHFVQHDDALEVGIHIADVSAFVPKESPIFREALNRGSTIYLPDRIIPMLPRVISEEAASLIAGKERPALSFIIKLSPDGEIKEFRLVRSVIKVAKRLTYDEADAFLESDFKPLYKMAEKLFNRRLAAGALPVYLPEINLRVEDGHIILERIEITGARFLISEYMILANYVAALFLKENQIPAIYRSQPKPKERLISGGEQDIFLNFMQLRQLSRGEMLLSPEFHHGLGLPCYTTVTSPIRRVIDLIMEHQLCHFLKTGKPCFSLEEIEEFAKEISRALEVVNTIKNKTYRYWLLKYLKQNARNRPLDALVIDIHQRKAKVLLLDFMLTVDVPLPPSLRLQPGEKVKVILKGIQPREETIRAFLAH; encoded by the coding sequence GTGAAAGAAAAAGATTATTCTGGACATTTAATAGAGTTTGCCGAACAGGGACGCACCCAAACGGCCTATTGTCTTGGCCAAAAAGACCGTCGTTTAAGGGTGCTTTTGCCTACAGGTCGCGAAGAACTCCTTCCCCGTACTCGGGTCCTGCATATTTCTAAAAGGGCCTATCGGGCCCCTCATCGTCAAGAACAGCTGGAAATTATAAAAGAAGCAGATAACCGTCGAGAAGCTTTAAAACAGGAGATAGACCTGGAAACTCTCTGGGAACTGGTGGTAGATGACACTGAAGAGATGTCCCCTGAAGAGCTTGCCGAGATTTACTTTGGTGAGGGGGCTGATGATGATCACGCCGCGGCTATCATAAGGGCTGTACTAGAAGACCGCCTTTATTTTCGTTTTAAGGAGGGAAATATCTACATTCCTTCTCGCGAAGAAGTAAGCCGTTTAAAAGAAGCAAAAAGAAAAGAAGCGGAACGTCTGGCTCGTCGTGAACAGGGAGCGGCCTGGCTCAAATCTCTTTTGACTAAAGAAACCTACGATGTAGAAGACAATATAAAAAACTACTGGCTAAAAGCCTTGAAAGAATACCTGCTCTTTGGCGATGAGGCCCAAAATGCCAAAGAAACCAAAGAGCTCTTGAAAAGGGTAGGGGCCGATAGGCCCGGAAAAGTTTTTGAAATTTTAGTCTCAACCGGAATCTTCACGGAAGACGAAAATCTTGAGCTTTTACGCTTTGACGTCAAAGAAGCCTTTCCCGAAGAAGTAGAAAAAGCCGCTCAAGAAATTGTAGCTCAAGGTTTTAGCCGGGAAGACCGTGAAGACCTGACTGAACTTTTGCCTGTCACTATAGATGGCCCAGAGACCAGAGACTTTGACGATGCAATCCATTTTGTTCAACATGATGACGCACTTGAAGTAGGAATTCATATTGCCGATGTTTCGGCCTTTGTGCCTAAAGAGTCCCCCATATTCCGTGAGGCCTTAAACCGAGGGTCAACTATTTATTTGCCTGACCGGATTATCCCTATGCTTCCGCGGGTAATTTCCGAAGAAGCAGCTAGTTTAATAGCCGGAAAAGAACGCCCGGCACTATCTTTTATCATAAAGCTTTCTCCTGACGGCGAAATAAAAGAGTTTCGCCTGGTGCGTTCAGTCATAAAAGTGGCCAAAAGGCTTACCTATGACGAAGCCGACGCTTTCCTTGAGTCAGACTTCAAGCCCCTTTATAAAATGGCTGAAAAACTTTTTAACAGGCGTCTTGCAGCCGGGGCCTTGCCTGTTTATCTGCCAGAGATAAACCTTAGGGTAGAAGATGGTCACATTATCCTTGAACGCATTGAGATTACCGGCGCAAGATTTTTAATTTCTGAATACATGATCCTTGCCAATTATGTAGCGGCTCTCTTTTTAAAAGAAAACCAGATTCCGGCTATTTATCGCAGCCAGCCTAAACCTAAAGAACGTTTAATTTCTGGAGGAGAACAGGACATTTTCCTTAATTTTATGCAATTAAGGCAGCTTTCCCGTGGTGAAATGCTACTTTCACCAGAGTTTCATCATGGCCTGGGCCTCCCCTGTTATACGACGGTGACTTCTCCTATACGTCGGGTTATAGACCTAATCATGGAACATCAACTCTGTCATTTCCTAAAAACAGGTAAACCTTGTTTTAGTTTGGAAGAAATAGAGGAATTTGCCAAAGAAATATCCCGCGCCTTAGAAGTGGTTAATACCATTAAAAACAAGACTTATCGCTATTGGCTACTCAAATATCTAAAGCAAAACGCTCGCAACCGACCTTTAGACGCTTTAGTCATAGATATCCATCAACGTAAAGCCAAAGTATTATTGCTAGATTTTATGCTAACAGTTGATGTGCCTCTCCCTCCGAGTTTGAGACTCCAGCCAGGAGAAAAGGTCAAAGTAATACTTAAAGGTATTCAACCTCGCGAAGAAACCATTAGGGCCTTTTTAGCCCACTAA
- the waaC gene encoding lipopolysaccharide heptosyltransferase I — translation MKILIVKLSSLGDIVHALPVLSALKKNGAEVDWIVEEEFSRLLEGHPYIDRLLVWPRKRILRELRQKNFANLYLWKNLIKELRTKHYDVVIDLQGLLKSGIIVGLARGRCKLGFANHREGSPFFYNFKLPPYDPDEHAIWRYLKVLKYMGQPIEKIEFSFPPLPPLKPLREKFNLPTNYVVFIPCTRWSTKYWTKRGWVKLSETFESHGLLPVFVGSKNDQDYVNSLINGSHGVSLCGKTDLQELASVLAGAKLVVSVDTGPLHLAAALKTPVIALFGPTAPWRTGPLGDKHQVLYKKLNCSPCFLKECENKTCMKNITPEEVWTAAQKII, via the coding sequence ATGAAAATTTTAATAGTTAAACTATCCTCTCTCGGAGATATTGTTCATGCTCTTCCTGTGCTTTCAGCACTTAAAAAAAACGGAGCTGAAGTAGATTGGATAGTAGAGGAAGAGTTTTCACGTCTTCTTGAAGGTCATCCCTATATTGACCGCTTATTGGTCTGGCCTCGCAAACGCATTTTAAGAGAGCTAAGACAAAAAAATTTTGCCAATCTCTATTTATGGAAAAACCTAATAAAAGAGCTCAGAACTAAACATTATGATGTGGTTATAGACTTACAAGGGCTTTTAAAAAGTGGGATTATCGTAGGATTGGCAAGAGGGAGATGTAAGCTAGGATTTGCTAACCATCGCGAAGGAAGTCCATTTTTTTATAACTTCAAGTTACCGCCTTATGATCCCGATGAACATGCTATTTGGCGCTATTTAAAAGTTTTAAAATACATGGGGCAGCCGATAGAAAAAATAGAATTTTCTTTTCCTCCTTTACCTCCTTTAAAACCTCTGCGTGAAAAATTTAATTTACCTACAAACTACGTAGTGTTTATTCCTTGTACTCGATGGTCTACTAAATATTGGACTAAAAGAGGCTGGGTAAAGCTAAGTGAGACTTTTGAAAGCCACGGGCTCTTACCTGTATTTGTTGGCTCAAAAAACGACCAAGATTACGTAAATAGCTTGATAAATGGGAGCCACGGGGTATCCCTTTGTGGAAAAACAGACTTGCAAGAACTAGCCTCAGTGCTTGCTGGGGCAAAATTGGTGGTTTCTGTTGATACCGGCCCCTTGCACCTGGCTGCGGCTTTAAAAACACCAGTAATAGCCCTTTTTGGACCTACTGCTCCTTGGCGCACAGGCCCTCTTGGAGATAAGCATCAGGTGTTATACAAAAAATTAAATTGTAGTCCCTGTTTCCTTAAAGAGTGTGAAAATAAAACATGTATGAAAAATATTACTCCAGAAGAAGTTTGGACTGCTGCTCAAAAAATAATTTAG
- a CDS encoding Hsp20/alpha crystallin family protein, whose amino-acid sequence MGVIRILWSDGLGQLYKQKFAYLAEIFLFQMTCLPKGKGWQPPVDIFEIPQGLIVTVNCPGADRNLFEIRLDGTFLYIRGYRSVPLKQGRVYQLEGEYGPFERLIRLPFSVTDEGAEAVFEDGLLKIFLPKQRH is encoded by the coding sequence ATGGGAGTTATAAGGATTCTTTGGAGTGACGGTCTTGGCCAACTTTATAAGCAAAAGTTTGCTTATTTAGCCGAAATATTTTTATTTCAAATGACTTGCTTGCCTAAAGGGAAAGGCTGGCAACCTCCGGTAGATATATTTGAGATACCGCAGGGTTTGATAGTTACAGTTAATTGCCCTGGAGCCGATAGAAATCTTTTTGAAATTCGTCTGGACGGAACTTTTCTTTATATACGAGGCTATCGAAGTGTTCCTTTAAAACAGGGCCGAGTTTATCAGCTAGAAGGAGAATATGGGCCTTTCGAAAGGCTTATTCGTCTTCCTTTCTCAGTAACAGATGAAGGTGCAGAAGCCGTTTTTGAAGACGGATTATTAAAAATCTTCCTTCCCAAACAAAGACACTAA
- the atpE gene encoding ATP synthase F0 subunit C: MKKVLGLAVLFLLTGVTMAFAAEGTQAALGNGFLGMVVLGSCLGIGVAASGCGVGMGHCVRGACEGIARNPELSGKLTVTMILGLAFIEALTLYALVLSFYLVFAKLPGYMALIGA; this comes from the coding sequence ATGAAAAAAGTTTTAGGTCTTGCGGTTCTTTTCCTTCTTACCGGAGTAACTATGGCCTTTGCTGCGGAAGGTACACAGGCTGCTCTTGGTAATGGTTTCTTAGGCATGGTAGTTCTTGGTTCTTGCTTGGGCATCGGTGTAGCCGCTAGTGGTTGTGGTGTTGGCATGGGTCACTGCGTACGCGGTGCTTGTGAAGGTATTGCTCGTAACCCAGAACTTTCTGGTAAGCTTACTGTTACCATGATCTTGGGTCTTGCTTTTATCGAAGCTTTGACCCTCTATGCTCTCGTGTTGAGCTTTTACCTCGTATTCGCTAAGCTTCCTGGTTACATGGCCCTTATTGGCGCCTAA
- the hisA gene encoding 1-(5-phosphoribosyl)-5-[(5-phosphoribosylamino)methylideneamino]imidazole-4-carboxamide isomerase, with product MLVVPAIDLKDNRCVRLYQGDYQRETVFSDDPVAVARGFQETGAELIHVIDLSGAKEGKAVHRQLIKKILAAIEVPIEVGGGIRDIKTIEDYLADGVDRVILGTIACRKPELVREAARLFPQKIVVSLDVRGDFVAVEGWTTESEIHYLDLAKMLEDAGLRAIIFTDITRDGTEEGVNLKRVVPLLEAVSLPVYLAGGVSTIEDIKKLLPLEEKGLEGVITGRAIYTGSLDLKEAIKLAKGDL from the coding sequence ATGCTTGTGGTTCCGGCTATTGATCTAAAAGACAACCGTTGTGTAAGGCTATACCAGGGTGATTATCAGAGAGAAACGGTCTTTAGTGACGATCCCGTGGCCGTAGCCCGAGGCTTTCAAGAAACAGGGGCTGAACTTATCCACGTGATTGACCTTTCCGGCGCCAAGGAAGGCAAGGCTGTTCATCGTCAATTAATAAAAAAGATTTTGGCCGCCATAGAGGTACCGATAGAAGTTGGTGGCGGGATAAGAGACATAAAGACCATTGAAGATTATTTAGCCGACGGGGTTGACCGGGTTATTCTTGGTACCATCGCCTGTCGAAAACCTGAGCTGGTGCGAGAAGCCGCTCGGCTTTTTCCACAAAAAATCGTAGTCAGCCTTGATGTGCGCGGGGACTTTGTAGCTGTTGAGGGCTGGACCACCGAAAGCGAGATACATTATCTAGACCTTGCCAAAATGCTCGAAGATGCAGGGCTTCGAGCCATTATTTTTACTGATATTACCAGAGATGGAACAGAAGAAGGAGTTAATTTAAAAAGAGTTGTACCTTTACTTGAAGCTGTAAGTTTACCAGTTTATCTTGCGGGAGGTGTTTCAACCATTGAAGACATCAAAAAGCTTTTACCCTTAGAAGAAAAAGGCCTTGAGGGAGTAATTACTGGACGGGCTATTTACACCGGTTCCCTCGATTTAAAAGAGGCAATAAAGCTGGCCAAAGGTGACCTGTGA
- a CDS encoding ABC transporter substrate-binding protein: MAQTAAWAALKIGVVLPLSGEQAHFGNQLKLWLEEVNQTLARQGVSFDLVYLDSRGSPSNIRKVVEDALWQKVNVLIGPLMPTCADVLVREARLYGLPVIVTSGEINPIKYLRNPPGPVFRTGISTRLAVKALYHCLKNRGIHKIGLLLTRDPFGREGEKWLYAYATEFALKIVKKRYFGVFDTDVTQHLEDMLDCDAIICWAPARSSLQVLKNIHRTSYAIPVYFSHIVDDEIFLKETSFNMPFVGPAFFYQGKNFPGDKNLLNVWLTYKQQYDLPDNIYFGAFADALIFLKEAIKKGGYNHWLKSMDRLRVVKGLTGIYFLSPDDHYGLISASLGVFQYNGFNFEPICKPQKGVF; this comes from the coding sequence TTGGCTCAAACAGCCGCTTGGGCTGCCTTAAAGATAGGTGTTGTACTACCTCTATCAGGAGAACAAGCACATTTTGGGAATCAATTAAAATTGTGGCTAGAAGAAGTAAACCAAACTTTAGCTCGCCAAGGAGTTTCTTTTGATCTCGTATATCTTGATTCACGAGGTTCTCCTTCGAATATTAGAAAAGTAGTAGAAGATGCTCTCTGGCAAAAAGTAAATGTGTTAATAGGCCCTCTAATGCCTACTTGTGCTGATGTTTTAGTTAGAGAGGCGCGTCTTTATGGTCTTCCTGTTATTGTTACTTCTGGAGAAATAAATCCCATTAAATATTTAAGAAATCCTCCGGGGCCAGTTTTTAGAACAGGTATTTCTACACGCCTTGCCGTAAAGGCCCTTTACCACTGCCTTAAAAACAGGGGGATACATAAAATAGGCCTCCTTCTTACTCGTGATCCTTTTGGCCGAGAGGGAGAAAAATGGCTTTACGCTTACGCTACAGAGTTTGCTCTAAAGATAGTTAAAAAGCGCTATTTTGGTGTTTTTGATACGGATGTTACCCAGCATCTTGAAGATATGCTTGATTGTGATGCCATTATTTGTTGGGCTCCAGCCAGATCAAGTCTCCAGGTGCTAAAAAATATCCATAGAACCAGCTATGCTATACCGGTGTATTTTTCTCACATTGTTGATGATGAAATTTTTCTTAAAGAAACCTCTTTTAATATGCCCTTTGTAGGACCGGCTTTTTTTTACCAGGGCAAAAATTTTCCAGGGGATAAGAATCTTTTAAATGTATGGCTCACTTATAAGCAACAATATGATCTTCCTGATAATATTTACTTTGGCGCTTTTGCTGATGCCTTAATTTTTTTGAAAGAGGCTATTAAAAAGGGAGGATATAACCACTGGCTTAAATCTATGGATAGGTTAAGGGTTGTTAAAGGGCTTACGGGGATTTATTTTCTATCTCCAGATGACCATTATGGATTAATATCAGCTAGCTTAGGTGTTTTTCAATATAATGGGTTTAATTTTGAACCCATTTGTAAACCCCAAAAGGGTGTTTTTTAA
- the gmhB gene encoding D-glycero-beta-D-manno-heptose 1,7-bisphosphate 7-phosphatase: MKQPVVFLDRDGTINEEVNYLRNPKDFRLLPGVPEAIRLFKKAGFAVLVITNQSGLARGYFSPDTLQAIHQKMLKELSTRGATIDGIYFCPHHPEENCECRKPKPGLIKKASQELKLDLSRAYVIGDRDTDILLAKNIGAKSVLVLTGYGEQELLQTLPKLGIKPDLIAKDLLEAAKKILKYENFNS, encoded by the coding sequence ATGAAACAACCCGTAGTTTTTCTTGATAGGGACGGGACTATAAACGAAGAAGTCAATTATTTACGCAACCCTAAAGACTTTCGTTTGTTACCAGGAGTCCCTGAAGCCATTCGTCTTTTTAAGAAAGCAGGCTTTGCCGTGCTGGTAATAACTAACCAGAGTGGCCTAGCTAGAGGCTATTTTTCTCCTGATACTCTTCAGGCTATTCATCAGAAAATGCTTAAAGAGCTTTCTACACGCGGGGCCACTATTGATGGAATATATTTTTGTCCTCACCATCCAGAAGAAAATTGTGAGTGTCGTAAACCAAAGCCCGGCTTAATTAAAAAGGCTTCTCAAGAATTGAAGCTGGACTTATCCCGGGCTTACGTTATAGGCGATCGCGATACAGACATATTGCTAGCTAAAAACATCGGAGCCAAAAGTGTTCTGGTGCTTACCGGATATGGGGAACAGGAACTATTGCAAACCCTGCCAAAACTTGGTATCAAACCAGACCTGATAGCCAAAGACCTCTTAGAAGCAGCCAAAAAAATCTTAAAATATGAAAATTTTAATAGTTAA